A region of Nerophis ophidion isolate RoL-2023_Sa linkage group LG28, RoL_Noph_v1.0, whole genome shotgun sequence DNA encodes the following proteins:
- the LOC133545549 gene encoding zinc finger protein 239-like, whose protein sequence is MSTLHMLRALVDQRLTAAVEEIFVVLERTIAEYEAELSRRKEENYQLLDALFTKHQVVLHKTDVEEEPQFPNIHEEEEVLHSQHIKEGGQEPQPPHIKKEAAEHSISQEGEHIEGLEFPVTVKSEDDEVKGESEERGGGEPPSSSSTQHMTTEADGDHCGGSQADKLLAPLSDSEDTTSHSPDTDDEDSKDDKTCHTDNTHFTCSLCDKTFKYHSYLKRHMRIHTGEKPFPCSECGKCFVTSCNLKVHMRTHSGEKPFICSVCGKGFVQSNNLKVHMKIHTEEKRFICSMCGKGFIQSQSLKVHMRTHTGGK, encoded by the exons atgtctacattacacatgttgagagcgttggtggatcagcgactaactgctgccgttgaagaaatatttgtagtgttagaaagaacgatagcagaatacgaggcggaactttctagaagAAAGGAGGAAAactatcaactactggacgctcttttcacgaaacatcaagttgtgttacacaaaacag ACGTTGAAGAAGAGCCACAATTCCCCAACATACATGAGGAAGAAGAGGTTCTACATTCCCAACACATAAAAGAGGGAGGgcaggagccacagcccccccacattaaaaaggaagcagcagaacacagcatcagtcaggagggagagcatattgaaggactggagttcccagtgactgtgaagagtgaagatgatgaggtcaaaggtgaaagtgaggagaggggagggggggagcctccaagcagcagctcaacacaacacatgacaacagaagctgatggagaccactgtggaggatcacaagcagacaagctcttagctccactatcagatagtgaggacacaacctcacactctcctgacactgatgatgaagactctaaagatgataagacatgtcacactgacaacactcacttcacatgttctctctgtgacaaaaCCTTCAAATACCATAgttatctgaaaagacacatgagaatacacactggagaaaaaccttttccttgctcagaatgtggtaaatgttTTGTAACAAGttgcaatttgaaagtacacatgagaacacacagcggagaaaaaccttttatctgttcagtctgtggtaaaggttttgttcaaagtaacaatttgaaagtgcacatgaaaatacacaccgAAGAAAAACGTTTTATCTGTTCGATGTGCGGTAAAGGTTTTatacaaagtcagagtttgaaagtacacatgagaacacacactggtggaaaatga